TGACAAATATAGCCCTGTAAAGCACagagaaaacatgtttttttttaaatgaagggttCTTGGACAATTTTTTGCCAAGTTGCAATCTAAATATGATAGGTAAGTCAATAAAACTTTTAGAATATCATATCACAAAATATCTTTAATACCTTAAGGTagagaaatattttcttgaaaagaCATAAAGTTAAAAGCACTAAATTAAAGTGAAATCTGAAAAATTACATTAATATTAGCATTAATATCCATGAGATATCACTAATAGAGTGAATAGGCAGCTATAGAATAGAAGATATTTGTAAGTTATATAAAAAAAACACTTGCatccattaaatataatgaaaaatatatctcATGAGATACATCCAAGTAAGTCattaaataacaaacaaaatactCAAATACATACTTTATAACATAAAATCAAAAtttgcaataaataaaaataatttcaatcttgTATTTAAGTAGGAACTCAAATTTAAACTACACTGAGTTACTACCATATATCtgctagaaataaataaaatttaaaatgttattgatATAAATTGTTAATGAAGTATGGACCCCTCAAAAAGCTCTTTTCCACTGCTGAAGGGAGTGTAAACTTGTTCAACTAATCAGGAAACTCTTTGGCATTATTTCCCCAAATTGACGATATACATACAACATGACAAATACTTTAAAGTTTTAGTATATAACCAATAAAAATCTGCGCACATATACaacaagaataacttaaaatatttaaagaagcaaTAGTATTCATAGAAGTCAAATTAAATGTTcattaacagtgaaaaaaataaacattttgtggTACATTACTATGATGGAATACTATCTAGTATTAAAATTGAGCTACAGTTGTGTATAGCTGTATAAGTGAATATCACAAATTTAACATGGAGTTATACTTGTATAATAAACCATGTACAAAAAGTACATAGAATATAGCTCcatttttataaagtttaaaGCAAAGTGTCAAAACAAAATTATAGTGTATAGACATACACACTCAGGTGATAAGTACATTCATTACTCCTAGAGTTCTAATTTTGTTTGGCTGTTTAGCCTTCTCCTGGATACCCTATTCATAAATTTGCATTAGGTTAAGACAATAGTATTGTTATTCATTTCTTTGTCAGAGATTAGTTTGGGCATGTGTATGTAACCCTTTTCTAGAGAACTTCTGGAAAAATATTCCTTGTTGACACAGGAAAAAATACCTTCCTTTTTTGGTATAACTTGGTGACTTTGAGTGTGATGTCTAGAACAAGGACAGCTATCTTAGGGCCATGAAAAGAGTTAGTCACTCTAGACTATAAGAATTTGACACTTTAAACATTTGATGTTGTTAATCTGCTGAATCAACCAACTTTAGAACTCTCTGACTTTGGGACTCCTTGGTATGTGtgataatatattttcattattacttaAGTCTATTGAGTCTGGGTTGTGTGTAACTTGAATTTGAAAACTTACTCAATGGTACAGCAAGtagttcaataaaatattttaataaaacagcccacaagatgggagaaaatattaacaaacttATATATCcggtaagtatttttgtatacAAAGTATATAAAGAATTCACAACTCAATTATAAAAGACAAGTAACCCAATTAAAATGGGCATAAAATTTAAATAGGCATTTCTTGcaagaagatgtacaaatggccaataagcttTTGAAAAGATGCTCATCATTACTTACagggaaatttaaataaaactacaaTGGGATATTTCTTCACACCAACTATGATAACTATAATGACCAGCTAGAAGGACAGTCaatagcaaatgttggcaagagcGTGGTGAAGCTGGAACCATTGTGCATTGCTCATGGGAATGTGAAATAAAGCAAGCAACTATGGAATGTAGTTGGACAATTCCTCAAAAGCTAAACATAAATGGTAAAGGAATTTGGAGTTATTGTAGAACACAACAATTCTATTCTCAGGTTTATACCTGAGAGAACTGAAAACATGTCTACAGAAAAGTTTGggcacaaatgttcatagcagcatccCTAAATAATACCGCCAAAGTGGAGCAATCCATATGCCCACCAATTGATAAATAATCCAAACATAAGAGTATTCATATAATGGTATATTTTTCAgtaataggaaaaaatgaaatacatggatgaactttgaaacaTTTACAGTAAATGAAAGGAGCTAGACACAAAGGGTAATgtattgtatgattctatttatattaaATGTCTAGAATAGGCATATCAATAGAGGCAAAAAGTAGGTCAATGGTTGCCAGGCAGGGGAGAATGGGTATGGAGTTTCCTTTAGGGGTTATAAAAACATTATGGAATTAGTGCTGATGGTTATACAACTTTATGAGTATACTGAAAATCACTGAATGGGATTCTTGAGAAGAGTGAATTTTGTGGTGAATTGTGtctcaataaaatacaaaaataatagcagTCAGTGAAATATTGAATTGTGAAATATTAAAATGGACTCTAAGGGGTTTATGcattagaaaagataaataaatcaaTAGATAATAATATAAATCCAGCTGCATGGATTTGTTGTATAATATTAGTACATTTGAATGTTAATTTGGGGAAGTTAGACTGATTATTCAATAAACATACCAGTTAATTGGTTAATTATTTGATTAAAAAGTAAGGGGGAGTCTTAACTCTGACCTTATGTAATTTCCACATAGATTAGATAAGACCATGAAAGTTTCAACCaactttaaagaaacacataaccTAGGCTCTGGCCTAGATCAGGGATGGGAGTGTTCTGTGAACCAAGGACTACGATGGAGCATCCACCCCTCTTCACCCCTCCCCATGCCTTCTAATCACTCACTTTCCATTTTCTCACGTCTCCAAATTTCCTGTGTCCTGTGTTCATCCTCCCACCATCTTTTGATCAAAAAATGCCTTCAGGTTCTGTTCATATGTTTATATGTTAAATCACCAAAAAGAACCACCTCACAGATGTATTTAACACCAGCTCTTCAACCTTTTGAGCAGCCTTCCATGGTACAGTAAAATCTgactttgttaatttattttcaaactcTCAGAAGACCTTGTCTTCTCTTTCACTTTTACTTTCATAACTCTGGGAAGAGAAGTTTCTCTCTTACCTGTAGGAACAATGGACAACAAGCTGAGGACTCCAAGGATGGAAATCAGTACCCTCATGACTGAATAGGTAGATTAGAAACAACCAGTAGCCAGGAGGAGAAGAACTTCTCTGTATACTTAGTCCCCAGGAGGCAAGTTGCTGCATGATTACTGAACCTTTCAATAGCAAGAACATTTCTGTGTTCCAATGAGCCTTTGTATCAGGATACAGAGTGCTACAGACACGACTATCAGTCATTCAAAGTACACTCATCAAATGCTGGCAGAACATGGGCAAAGATGGTAGAATGCACAGCagtgaaagagaaggaacagTTATGGTGAAGGCAGGAGAGACATTCTGTTGAAAAATCAGCATTGTCTTATGGTTTCTGGAAGAACCTTGAAAGTTAAGGTAACATTTACagagtaaaattaatttatttcattttcccgatcatggaaagagaaggagagatatAACAACATgccaatttattaatatttttaggaATGTACATTGACATCCTTGAGCCAGTGAGACAGGaagaacttttaaattatttctctgttCAAGTAACTGAATGAGATCCCCTAACTTTTGCATTTAAAATCTTAGTGTGAACAAATTATTTACATACCCCAATTATATGTCACATTGGAGTCTGAAGAGGCAGACTCCACAAATCTTAGACTAAAGAGGCTCAGTGATGGAATGCTCTGGAGATGACTGTCTCTAAGCCTGGGTTCATGTCCTTGCTCTTCTCAAGTTGCTGGGACAGTGGAACCTGGGCCTATGCCTCTCTGGCACTTTAGAAACTCCAAGGGTGATCTGAAGGTCATTTGGGGTGTGCTGTGGTTGTTGGTCACTGTTTCAGTCACTTCAGCCAGACTGGTCTGGGATCATTATCATCTCTGATCATGAATTcagaattttctgatttttctcttgtGTCTGTGAATTCTTGGCTATATGAAGAAGGCACAGTTTACATTGCAAAGCAATAAAATTTATGAGAAGAAATgattgaagtcctttatggaatGCTAAGCTCAGAATTTTCAGTGACTTTTTTGGCACCCTCTAAAAATGTTTGTTTCCAATGGATGGACTTATAGCCAGGAGGCAGGCTGGAATGCTGCCCAGAAAGCCCAAGAACACTGCAAAGACATCAAAGGAAGGGGTAGAGGGAAGTTCAGCACATGCTGGGGGTAGGCTGTGGATGCCAGGTGAATGTTGAAAAGTACTTATCACCAGAGTGCACAGATCCTCagtaaagaaagataaaatgctTTAACAAATGTCTTTTCTTACAAGAACACAGAGAAGAAAGTCATATAGCTATCATGCTCTCAAGGTCAAATTGCTACattagaaggagaaaggaagtaaCTTACCATCAGATAGTAGATTTGATCTAGGAATCTTGGTCTTTATTGAATGTAGCTTGCCACAAAGGTAGTAGTCAATATGTAATTTATAATCAAGATTCATTGTTGACCCTCCTTCCCTCTATTCAGCAGTGTGAGAAATTTGCTGCATTATCATTTTCTCCTTGTTCAACCTaattacttccttccttcctaccagTCCGTAAGTATCctcaaattttgatattttaaaagcaaagcacaaaattACCTTCCTTgtgttcagtttgctttttacCCAAGATCttaacttttccctttttctctcagGAAAATATACTCtatttctatttatctttctttCACCTCTTTTCCCACAGGTTTTTGACTTCTTCCCTTATatctcacatttttcttttttacagtgctggggattgaacccagggcttcctatttgctaggcaagcagctGTACTGCTTGAGCATGTCCAGCTTTCCTCATCTTTGTTTTTGAATACACTTCTGCTAAATCATTAATAGATTTTTATCTATTAAACAGCCATATAtgtgtaaatgtatatataaaatatttactatgcttatttaatcttttattctaattctaagtaatatattttaatttaaaaatcagaaagaccAATAAGACCATCaacctaataataaaataatgtatcaaAAGAtcattgctgttttgttttacttacttttctttaaaatttctctctcACAATTCACGTATACCACATTACATTTTCCCATACCATTTTTTCTGTATAACACTTTAAgattataattattaatgcatATTGATTGTATaaattaatgggtttcactgtgacatttgtaTAATGCTTACATCATCCTTCCATCATGTCTACCCTTCCCTCAGAGTACTTTAAAAGTAGTAATTTTAATTgcaatgtaatattttcttttatgaatattCCACAATATATGCAATTATTCTTGTATTGTTGGCATTGTTTTGTGGTTatcctttcactttttaaatgccTAAGGGTTTTCTTTACTCTTCTCAAATCAATTTCTGGCTAAGTTTCTTGACCAAGTACTTGGAGTTGTAGGTATTCTTAATTTATGTAGAGTGAGTGACACCTTTGGTTAGTTGAAAAGAGCATCTTGATATAGATTCTTTTCaaacaatgcaaataaaaatgaatgacaacTTCATTTTACTACTAAAGCtaagagaaaatagagaaaaataagtaaaaatttgagATAGgtagaaagtaaaatgaaaggaatgaaatttCCTCACAGGTTGTTAGGCATTTTCCTCTGGCTTTCCACACTTGAGTGGATCAAATCCAGAGGTAGATTTTCTGCAAGACTTTGGAAACCATATTGGAAAAAGGCAGCTATTTTGCTTTGTTCAATTGAAGtaattgttttggttttgacATTTGCCTGAACCTTGGGACAAAACACCCAGCTGCTTACTTGACACTTATTTTTGGATGTGAACACAACAATTCAAGTAGAATATTTGGTTCATATGTAAAACTTGACTATTAAAGATCATATCTCTGTCAGTTTTGCCTTCTCAATGAAGGGCACTTCCATGTACCTAATTCCTtacttaaaggtttttttttttttggtggtactagggtttgaactcaaggcctctcactcttgctaggcaggcactctaccacttgagccactctgccaatccccTTGTTTcttacttgaacaaaataaaataaaaaactcagaagACATATTTGCATGATCCTAATTCATTGGCAAGTTCAGCTTGATACTTAAAATGTGTCTTAAACATTTTTTCACCACCTCTATTGTAGTGCTCTTGTTCAAGTCACCAGTCTACCTGGAAATAGCCCTGTAACCAGTCTCTTTGCTTCGACTAGAATTGATATAGTTCACTCCATGCTTACCCACCAGAGATatgctttaaaagatgttttcTGTAATTCACAGGATAAAACCCAGTCTTCTTACATGGCCTGCACTATCTTCCCTGACCTGGCTGCTGAGTCTCTCTCCAACCTCTTTCCCTGCTACTCTCCCCtcccttcattttgttccacTCATACTAATCTTCTTGCTCTTTCTTAAACTTGTAAACTCATCCCTACCTTATAGCCTTTGCTCTTGCTATTACCATTGCAAAGGCTCCTTCTTCCCTAAGTTATTTCTATGGAAACTTGCCCCCATTTTGCTCAGTCTCTGTACCTGTGTCTCCATCTCAGAAAGGTCTTTCTTGATCACTGAATAGATTTTGAAATAAAGTTGGTATCCAAAGGCCATGCTTTCTGAGGCAAGATGCTAATACTGGAAATCTACGGCAGTAAGACAAATTCACCAAATCatacatatagaaataaaaaatcccAGTATATCCCTAGATAACACTTGGGTTAAGGAAACATAACAATCAATATAAAATACTTAGATATGAAAACACTAATAGCACCGTAAATCAAATCCTATGGGATAGAACCAAGGTGAAATTCAAAGGGTCATTTATGGTGCTCAAAACATTTACTAGAAGTCattaaattaggaaagaaaattagTCTAGTCCTCAGCTGAAGAAcctaaagaaataacaaaataaaaagataaaaaactgaCACAGAACAGAGGAAATGAAGGCTGGGGGAACAACTCAGAGGTAGGGCATTTGCCAAGcatgcatgaggacctgggttccatccctagcacctcgaaaatcaaaatcaaaacccaaatcaaacagCAAcatcaataacaaaacaaaaaaataagaacatggtAAATGAAAAAATCCCCAGCATCAtacataaatgaaagaagaaacaaaacaaagcaagaaacatTTAATTCCCATTTTTAATTGTGTTGAGACTTATTTTGTGGTCTACCATGTAGTCTGTCTTAGAGAGGGCTGCAGGTGCTCAAAGAAGTATGTGAATTCTGAAGTAGTCAGAGGAGTTCTGCCAAGTTCTATTAGGTCTATTTGGTGTATAGTATAATTtaactctgatgtttctttgttgattttttttgcggtactaggggtttaaactcagggccttgtgcttgctaggaaggtgctctgcaacttgagccacaatcccagcctttttttgtttttgttatttttcagatagggtcttgcattttgttggcacagcctcagactgcagtcctcctacctacacttcctgtgtagctgagatcatGGGCATACAACACCAtgtctcctatgtagctggattacaggcacatacagCCATGccaagcttgttggttgagaatGGGGACTTGCTATGttttggtcttgaactgtgatcctcctgatctgtacctcctgagtagctgggattacagatgtgtatcaacACACCCAGcctccttgttgattttttttgtctggatgatctatctgaTCATTGCTGAAAGTGAGGTGTTGACATCCCTCTCTATTGTATTTTAGTCTAGCTCTACCTTTAGACTTAACAATGTTTGCTTTAGGTAAttagttaaatatttataatttataattacctatatatttataattattatttacccttagttaatttattgatttatcCTTAGGTagtgcctttctttgtctctttttacaatttctgatttaaaatatattttacattatgtatatataactaCTTCTGCTTACATTTGGTTTCCACTTGCCAGGAATATCTTTCTCAAACCCTTCAATTTTAGAGCATTGTGTTTTCCTAGTGAAGTGAGCAAGGTGTACTCTAAGACAaaatggtggcacacacatgcTGATGACAGCAGTGGACAACAAGGGGGGGGGATGGAGGGGCCAGTCCCAGGTCTCAGGggacaagatcctgggttcattAGGTTTTGGGTGGGGGGCATGTCTCCCACTGTGCTGAACTGCCTGTACCCTGTATTACAGTACTATACTGGCTTGGAGACTGAGGTCACAGTTGTGTTTCTGGATCTAGTTAGATTTGTGCAAGAGTGGCAGAATCCCAGGACAGAGAAATGTTGAGGTTTCTGTCCTCAGGGCTACGTGGATTCTGACAGTGACTATTCTCAAGGTGGTGCTGCATGCAATGCATGGACTGGGGTTGGAGACAATGTGAGTTCCTTCTCTGAAGCAGAGTTGTCGGCAAACTGCAGCTTCACTAGTGGGATCCAAGCCTGTGGTGACCAGGGACTGTCTTGTAATTAGGATTGCTTCTGTCCACAGCAACAGGGTCTGCCTAGACTATGCTGTTTGCCCTCTGCCCCCACAAGAGGAAGTCCTCATGACCAGGAAGCTAAGGTCATGTTTGCCAGTGCCCTTTATTCCTCTCTGCTGCCATTCTAGGTCTCCATGTCTCACCAGGTTCCCATTTCTCCCTTGCTGTGTCCCAGGCTTCTCCCTTGGCCACTCCATGTAAGATGCAGCTActtactttttgctttagttcctGTTTGTGGAACTGGTCACTTCTATTTGGCTTTCTTCCCATTCTCTTtgtttctgaacttttttttttccatttcccttACTTAATGTTCTTTCTCAAGAGATGAAAAACAAGGATTACAGGTGACTTGATGTTGAATTAATATAACCTCTCGAACCACTGAAGGATGGAAAATAAGGAACAGGGAGGTGGTGGTGATTTTTTTCACGTGTATCTGAACAAAAACTTTGAACTTTAATAAGGGGAAGATAACTCCATTTCAGGATTGTAATGTTGTTGGGCTTTAGCATGTCTTTAAggagatttatttttcaattttaacttCAAACTTTAATTTCTGCCTGGAAATTTTATAAGGAGCAGGGGTTATATTGAAATGTggggaatttttcttttaagaattttataattGGAGAATATTTCTGACTGTAAACTACAGTCAGAAATTTAAATAACTACAGTCAGTTATTTAATTATCGGAGAACATCTAATGCACTGTATCAGATAAAGTGACAAATACTTTGGGATGATAAAAGCAACAAGGTGTGAATTTTCAGCTATGAGTACAATGTACTGGGCAAAGGTCTAATTGGCATATTATCTAAGATCAAATTGTGAATTACGCATGAATGATGCTAAAAAGATACTGGATAGAGTAGGGGTTGTTAAAGAAAAAGATCCATGAAGAAGGGGCTACTTTAATAGATGATGGCTCCTCTATTTAGTGAAATAATTTACCCTCTCCTGTTTGATCAACCATAGATTTTGTggttaagaaaagaaaaggcctTGAAATTTATTTGTGGGATAATTTGGTCTCATTCTAGAAGATTCATTCCATTTTTGTGGAACTCATGTCGTGTAACCCTTTTGGTCCCTTCCTCAATCTTTAATTTTCTACCTTCAGAAAATGGTATTTTTTGATTGGGAACTTGGAAAGAAATAGGAGGACATGCTGAGTTCTCAGTTCCTTGGGTCTCCAGCTCTTTGCACTCCTTCTGGGGAGCCTACTTACAGAGAGCAAATCCTCCACATCTGCAGGAGTGGGGCACAATGGAGGCAGGCCTGCCTCAGTTCAAGGTTGGCATAACCTGGCAGGCAGAGAGCCTTGTACAGATCCTTACAGACACAGCTCTGAGTGCTATAATCTCAAATGCTGAAGTCCCAAGATTGAAATCTCTAAAGTTTAAAATCTCAAAgcctagaatttaaaaaaattaaaatatgtaatgttGAAATCCCAAAAGCTGAAATTCCCCAAACCATTCccatagaaaaaaaattagtctaTATAAAAGGGATAGAAATCTGAGTTCTGGGATAAGAACTGGCCATACAATatagtaatgacaaaaactttattttgaaaatgtttcctttgtttGATTTGGAATTCCTTCCAGCTGATGAAATTCCAAGAGTTTTTAGTGAATTAAAGGCACGTTTGCCTGCAGAAGTCAGTGACCACTGACTGGGTAGAAATAatgatgtgcacacacacaggagGGTAGGATAAGAAGACACTTAGGGAAGGTATTGCTCTTAATTCTAATGCTACTTCTGCCAAATTTGTCTGTAGAAGCATGAAGAATGGATTTCCATGTCCCCCAAACAATGTAGAAGCATGGCACAGAAGATAGAAAAATTAATAGGGAATGCTTATGTCATTGTAAATTGAATaacagaaaaattgcaaaaagaGCAGGGCCGTGTAGAAAATGAATGTGAATGTGTTCTCTGAGTATTCTCAAAGCCATGCTTTAAAACAAAAGATGGAAGGTATTTATTATGATGGAAGACTTCAAAATATAGTTAATATTAATGATTTTGAAAGTGTACCAGCTATCATGGATTGCCTCTATGCAACTGCTCATAACCTATCCctgtaatacatttttttctatgtcaAGTGTTTAAATTGCCAGCATTTTGTTAAAATGTTCTGTGCTGtgtatttcatttttgcattatttCCAACTAgagttataaattatataaagacTTTTAGAGAGTTCTAATTTATTCTGTgcattttttctttacaaatttgaTTCTGTGAAAATGTATTATCATGGCCTTGACTTTGTGTTTAAATATTGTGCACAGACATGGAAGCAAAGGAACTTCATCAACAAACCGAAAGACACCCTTTTCTGTACATCTTCATTTGTAAGAGATAATACTTCTGGAGATTTTGACTCTGTTGACTGTAGAAGTTATGGGAATTAATTgcaggttttttttgtggtactggggtttgagcttgggGCTAGAGTTTGGTAGAGTTACCAaaccccatcccttttttgctttagttattttttggttagggtctcacattttcgtCTGGGTCTGTTCGTAGACTGAAGTCCTACCTTCCAAGTAACTGAGATCACAAGTATGCCCGCCCCCTAACTTGGCCTCATTGTAATTTTTGGTTGATTTTGTCAACAGACAGGTTGTCCCTCATGATTTTTCAAACATCAGCAGTTACAAAGCTGAGGCACACAACTACCTACCATAGTGATGCCTGTGGATTTGCCATTGGCATATCGTTTATAAAATGTTCTGGCCCATATTATGTCATGTTTTTATATGCTTCTCAAACAAGTTCCATTTTATGTGAATAAAtgcatttaaagaaattaagatttttttcagagtCTTGTTCTAAGGATTTTGGACTTTagaaattttaatctttttgaatTTCAACAACTGTTATTTGAGATTATGTCTTTTGGGATTATGGCCCAAGCCTGTGTGCTTAATTCTCAGGTGCAGTGTTGGCTGGATCACTTGATTAATAGTCTTTAGCCCATGCAGATCTCACCAATAGTAAAAGTGACATAAATGTGAATATATATGACGTACAGATATCACACAtattgcagtgctggagattgaacccagagtttaTGTAAGTTATACAATTTCTATATCACTGGATGCCTTCCCAGTTCCCCAAATGGTATTTTTTCAGAACTAGATGAGGAAGAGGTATTGATCTTCCACTTCAAATAATGAAACACTGTTTGCTGCTATTTCATACTCAttattttacatgtttaaaaatttatctttttttcttagaaactCATATCATGTATAAATATCTTCAGAGTCTGAGGCTATTGTATTACTTAGATTATTCTTGTAGTTTTCAAGAGACTTGATGTACATCAATAAGAAATGCCCCAGAGAGTAGTACTTATGGAATTAGGACAAAATTTATTTCCAGTCCAGGGAGCAAAGAAAGTTTGGTTAAACAGAAGTCTGCAAAACTTGTCCATGTGTCCTGGAGTTTGAAGGGCTTACACTTTGCTCCCAGCTAAGGAGATTTTCCTTTGGGAACTGGTGTGGGATAGGGCTCAAGTACCCACCACTTTCTGCAACACTTTATGTAGTTATTACATTCACCAATTGTATCATCTGTGCTCGTGCATCCTTCATATTTGCATATCCCTTTCAAAACAAGACATTGCTTCTCCCCTGGGACAACACCAGTGTTTCCTGAATAGAAAGAGATATGACATCATCAATTCACTATCAATGTATTAAAAATGTACATGAAGCAATAAATTCTCAAACAGATGATTTAGGTACAAGAAACATAATAGTGCCTATGTGGAATGATCAGACAGACAAAAGTAGTTCCCCTTTTAGGGAAAGTTTCTAAGAGTGTGGGATTTATACATACTTTGGAGGAAACAGGTTGATTCTAAAAGACTGTATAGATATGGTCCTCTCTTGGGGTAGTCCATTGTGAGATCTATGGGACTATTTATCATTGTCACCATGACTGGGAAGATGTTTTTGGAATTTAGAGGGTAAGGCACAGGATTGTTAAATTTTTGATCTGGTGAACCATCCTGTGTCAAATGCCACTAAGAAGCACCGTTTCACCTCCCCGTTGGACTTCATCATCCATATCAGATGGCATATTTTTGTCTCCATCAGCTTTTGTAGAAAACCTATCCATCCTTCAAATTCCATGTTAATTCTTCCAAGTCACAACTATTTAAG
The sequence above is drawn from the Castor canadensis chromosome 14, mCasCan1.hap1v2, whole genome shotgun sequence genome and encodes:
- the Defb130b gene encoding beta-defensin 130B, with product MKLHSLLSILLLFVTIIPKGNTGVVPGEKQCLVLKGICKYEGCTSTDDTIGECNNYIKCCRKWWVLEPYPTPVPKGKSP